From one Colletotrichum destructivum chromosome 3, complete sequence genomic stretch:
- a CDS encoding Putative six-bladed beta-propeller, TolB — MAALVSVLVAGLAIFGGYTYAPAAQRAVKLVGIGRVSVNTSVLNGGDFVFIDDTVYCEDLHHHTPSGLLFTACDDNKETRAAWFPGLANLDDPVKSSKQKGSFHVIDPKDLTQKRLRFENFDSTFVTHGIDVISDPQRPEAVYIFAVNHVPHPDYLATKIGGQSEQKVVQKSQSRVEIFHHVLGASTVRHLRTVIHPLIKNPNDLFAVDPYSFYVTNDHYHSEGIGRMIEDLLPVTSWTTTVHVRVDEMSALLPTDGLKVEVALSGLRNNNGLGHGRRPGEIIVNNCARGEIHLAQLSPDPKNTSIDLTETIQVDTYIDNPAWFEDPYKSEVLDASGFVLAGVSRPIDILAQAGVGEPKIGSIVWYVKPAAGGGGGYEKRIMFEDDGTRISSAATAVLVAIDPSQEQGQRKAWLFITGFMSTSVVAVKVDL, encoded by the exons atggcggcgttggtgtcCGTCTTGGTAGCTGGACTGGCCATCTTTGGGGGCTACACTTacgccccggccgcccaACGTGCCGTGAAGCTCGTTGGTATCGGACGAGTCAGCGTCAACACCTCCGTGTtgaacggcggcgacttcgtcttcatcgacgaCACTGTGTATTGCGAGGATCTGCATCACCACACCCCGAGCGGGCTCCTCTTTACCGCCTGCGATGACAACAAAGAGACGCGGGCCGCGTGGTTCCCCGGCCTGGCTAACCTCGACGACCCCGTCAAGAGCAGCAAGCAAAAGGGCTCCTTTCACGTCATTGACCCCAAG GATCTGACCCAAAAACGACTCAGGTTCGAGAACTTTGACAGCACCTTCGTCACCCACGGCATCGATGTCATCTCGGACCCCCAGAGGCCAGAGGCGGTCTACATCTTTGCCGTCAACCACGTCCCTCACCCGGACTACCTGGCCACCAAGATCGGAGGCCAGAGCGAGCAGAAAGTCGTCCAGAAGTCCCAGTCGCGCGTCGAGATCTTCCACCACGTCCTGGGGGCGTCCACCGTCAGGCATCTGCGCACCGTCATCCACCCGCTGATCAAGAATCCCAACGATCTCTTCGCGGTGGACCCGTACTCGTTCTACGTCACGAACGACCACTACCACTCGGAAGGTATCGGAAGAATGATTGAGGACCTGTTGCCTGTCACCTCTTGGACCACCACCGTCCACGtccgcgtcgacgagatgtCCGCCCTTCTGCCTACTGATGGCCTCAAGGTAGAGGTGGCCCTGTCTGGACTccgcaacaacaacggcctgGGCCACGGTCGAAGGCCCGGGGAGATCATTGTCAACAACTGCGCCCGCGGAGAGATCCACCTTGCCCAGCTCTCCCCTGATCCCAAGAACACCAGCATCGACCTCACGGAGACCATCCAGGTGGACACGTACATCGACAACCCGGCCTGGTTCGAGGACCCCTACAAGtccgaggtcctcgacgccagcGGCTTCGTCCTCGCGGGCGTCTCGCGGCCCATCGACATCCTGGCGCAGGCCGGCGTGGGGGAGCCCAAGATCGGTTCGATCGTGTGGTACGTCAAGCcggccgcgggcggcggcggcggttaCGAGAAGCGCATCATgttcgaggacgacggcacgAGGATCAGCTCGGCCGCGACTGCCGTCCTCGTTGCCATCGACCCGAGCCAGGAGCAGGGCCAGAGGAAAGCCTGGCTCTTCATCACGGGTTTCATGTCGACCAGCGTTGTCGCCGTGAAGGTCGACCTATAG